From a region of the Leptospira kmetyi serovar Malaysia str. Bejo-Iso9 genome:
- a CDS encoding adenylate/guanylate cyclase domain-containing protein yields the protein MSETKLKITPIHIVSLILGLLGIVLISFTAFFPNFSLNTEFLLSGFGLLVISSYPIYKFIEANTLDKQKSGSVWLAVVVSLVMFFLYQIFTPLSELEESSVSWRFTLLRAGVNKSEKESDEGTIEYTRYNPPPGARQDIQIIGITTTSLEKLQGRWPLPWKYYANIIDIFKNTSNQLMFDIFFVDYKPGQMEEMSEALAKNPQVMFDYPMETSLESKSSILNLEKRIEVLRKFKLENVEDPGDTGRSWLKFPQPPIEPVADKASGLGFANIKKDESGLNRRMPLVAKLLNAGPLRETEYYPSIDLIIACNYLGVDVKRDVHVVMGKHVKIKNIPQKTLTNFNRKTLKMETKDIMNRPNDTREITIPIDDDGQMQINFPGGLYSFRAHEIFEAATEWNEETASQFQNTIFLVAMYYATGAGAAKDTHLSPFGDMSGIEHHAAAINTILNQDFLFELPLWGEFLILIIVGILAGIIQPRLKTWLAFIFFLATAFLYSVITLVNFSELNLVHLYPTVILEQLFIFIGLIGFRILTEEENVKYIRSTFSKFVSKDVVDELLKNPDNLNLGGSKRDITIFFSDIRGFTTMSEKMGPEELVQFLNQYLSEMTEIIIEFKGTIDKYMGDAIMAFWGAPVPLEDHAYYGCAAGLAQMRRLATLKEEWKSLDLPQMDIGIGLNSGPAVVGNMGSSHRMDYTCMGDTINLGSRLEGTNKEYGTHIIISEYTYEKVKDRVVARELDLIKVKGKTQPVRIYELLDLVNEDDLKLLRKPLQAN from the coding sequence ATGAGCGAAACCAAACTGAAAATCACTCCCATCCATATCGTCTCTTTAATTTTGGGACTATTGGGTATCGTTCTCATTTCCTTTACCGCCTTTTTTCCCAACTTCTCTCTCAACACGGAATTCTTACTGAGCGGATTCGGTTTGCTCGTTATCAGTTCGTATCCGATCTACAAGTTTATCGAAGCAAACACTTTGGATAAACAGAAGTCGGGAAGCGTCTGGCTCGCCGTTGTCGTTTCGCTCGTGATGTTTTTTCTGTATCAGATCTTCACTCCTCTTTCCGAGTTGGAAGAATCTTCGGTTTCTTGGAGATTCACTCTCTTAAGAGCCGGAGTCAACAAGAGCGAAAAGGAATCCGACGAAGGAACGATCGAATACACTCGTTACAATCCTCCACCCGGTGCGAGACAGGACATTCAAATCATCGGGATCACGACCACTTCTTTGGAAAAACTTCAGGGACGATGGCCTCTTCCTTGGAAATATTACGCAAACATCATAGACATTTTTAAGAATACCTCCAACCAGTTGATGTTCGATATTTTCTTCGTGGATTACAAACCCGGACAGATGGAAGAAATGTCCGAGGCTCTTGCAAAAAATCCGCAGGTCATGTTTGACTACCCGATGGAAACGAGTTTGGAATCGAAAAGTTCGATTCTCAATTTGGAAAAAAGAATCGAAGTTCTTCGGAAATTCAAACTGGAAAACGTGGAAGATCCGGGCGACACGGGGAGATCCTGGTTGAAATTCCCTCAGCCTCCGATCGAACCCGTCGCCGACAAGGCATCCGGATTAGGATTTGCGAATATTAAAAAAGATGAAAGCGGTTTGAACCGCCGTATGCCTCTCGTCGCAAAACTTCTCAACGCGGGACCTTTAAGAGAAACGGAATATTATCCTTCCATCGACTTGATCATCGCTTGTAACTATCTCGGAGTGGACGTAAAAAGGGACGTTCATGTCGTGATGGGAAAACACGTTAAGATCAAGAATATCCCGCAAAAGACGCTGACCAACTTCAACCGCAAAACCTTGAAGATGGAAACCAAGGACATCATGAATCGTCCGAACGATACGCGCGAGATCACGATCCCGATCGACGACGACGGACAGATGCAGATCAACTTTCCGGGCGGACTTTATTCTTTCCGCGCTCATGAAATTTTCGAAGCGGCCACCGAATGGAACGAAGAAACCGCGTCCCAGTTTCAGAACACGATCTTTCTCGTGGCGATGTATTACGCGACCGGGGCCGGAGCCGCAAAAGATACGCACTTATCTCCTTTCGGAGATATGTCGGGGATCGAACACCACGCCGCGGCGATCAATACCATTCTCAACCAGGACTTTCTTTTCGAACTTCCGCTTTGGGGAGAATTCTTGATTCTGATCATCGTGGGTATTTTGGCGGGAATCATTCAACCCCGACTCAAAACCTGGCTCGCGTTTATCTTCTTCTTAGCGACGGCGTTTTTGTATTCCGTGATTACGCTCGTAAACTTCTCGGAACTCAACTTGGTGCATTTGTATCCGACCGTGATTCTCGAGCAGTTGTTTATTTTCATCGGACTTATCGGATTTAGAATCTTAACCGAGGAAGAAAACGTAAAATACATCCGCAGCACGTTCTCGAAATTCGTTTCCAAAGACGTCGTGGACGAACTTTTGAAAAATCCGGACAACTTAAACCTCGGCGGTTCCAAACGAGATATCACCATCTTCTTCTCGGATATCCGCGGATTTACTACGATGTCCGAAAAAATGGGACCGGAAGAGCTGGTTCAATTCTTGAACCAATACCTTTCCGAGATGACCGAGATCATCATTGAATTTAAGGGAACGATTGATAAATACATGGGCGATGCGATCATGGCATTTTGGGGGGCGCCCGTGCCTCTGGAAGATCACGCTTATTATGGATGTGCGGCCGGACTCGCTCAAATGAGAAGACTCGCCACCCTTAAGGAAGAATGGAAGAGCTTGGATCTCCCCCAAATGGATATAGGAATCGGACTCAACTCCGGTCCTGCCGTCGTCGGAAACATGGGGAGTTCCCACAGGATGGATTATACCTGTATGGGAGACACCATCAACCTTGGATCCAGATTGGAAGGAACGAATAAGGAATACGGAACCCATATCATTATCTCCGAGTACACCTACGAAAAGGTAAAGGACAGGGTCGTCGCAAGAGAACTGGACTTGATTAAAGTGAAGGGAAAAACTCAGCCCGTTCGCATTTACGAATTATTGGATTTAGTGAACGAGGATGACCTCAAACTCTTAAGAAAACCTTTGCAGGCGAACTAA
- the dxs gene encoding 1-deoxy-D-xylulose-5-phosphate synthase translates to MQQEPTLLDNIHYPADLRNIPLEKLPKVCEEVRNYIIDTLSGVGGHFASNLGVVELTVALHYVFDTPKDRLVWDVGHQTYPHKILTGRKDKLKTVRKFNGLSGFPKREESPYDLYNTGHAGTSISQALGEAAARDLTKQNYNVVAIIGDASIATGMALEAMNHAGHLKKDMIVILNDNFMSISKNVGSISNYLNNIITSHFYNHWKRIFYTFLKWLPIIGPATERFFKRVEKGFKDVLTPGGLFEDLGFGYIGPEDGHDVIRLVKMLEKVKKMKGPILLHLITQKGKGYDPAERDPIKYHGVTPFRKEDGAMDSGDSSKIAYSKIVGKMLSILTEKNPKIAAITPAMIEGSGLKEYAEKFPEHLFDVGIAEQHSVAFAGAMTNGNIVPYMCIYSTFLTRGMDQLVEDVSLMNLPVRFVIDRAGCVGPDGETHQGLFDLSYLLGLPNMDVFVPSNGQDMIDSLRWMETYDKAPIAIRFPKASVDLKTLDFQKESKPQPGTFRVLKKGTDIALLSIGSMLDEAKKAAEILEASGFGVTLIDLVWLRPLGAEALNEELSHVRHFAILDESYVDAGASGYLLNRISPENLSKYVKTFGFPPEPIHHGERKEIFLAYKLDAPSIAEHVADALKKNLIKP, encoded by the coding sequence ATGCAACAGGAACCAACTCTGCTGGATAACATCCATTATCCGGCCGATCTCAGGAACATACCTTTGGAAAAACTTCCGAAGGTATGCGAAGAGGTTCGAAATTACATCATCGACACTCTTTCGGGAGTGGGCGGACATTTTGCGAGCAATCTGGGAGTGGTAGAACTCACGGTCGCACTTCACTACGTTTTCGATACGCCGAAAGACCGGCTGGTTTGGGACGTGGGTCATCAAACGTATCCTCATAAAATTCTCACCGGAAGAAAAGATAAACTCAAGACCGTCCGAAAGTTCAACGGACTTTCCGGATTCCCGAAACGGGAAGAATCTCCGTACGATCTTTACAACACCGGTCACGCGGGAACCTCGATCTCTCAAGCGCTCGGTGAAGCCGCGGCCCGCGATCTTACCAAACAAAACTACAACGTTGTGGCCATCATCGGAGACGCGTCGATCGCAACCGGAATGGCGCTGGAAGCGATGAACCACGCAGGGCATTTGAAGAAGGACATGATCGTGATCTTAAACGATAACTTCATGTCCATCTCCAAGAACGTGGGTTCGATCTCGAATTATCTCAACAACATCATCACATCCCATTTCTACAATCACTGGAAACGGATCTTTTATACGTTTCTAAAGTGGTTGCCGATCATCGGACCGGCGACGGAAAGATTTTTCAAACGAGTGGAAAAGGGTTTTAAGGACGTGCTGACTCCGGGCGGACTTTTCGAAGACTTGGGTTTCGGATATATCGGGCCGGAGGACGGACACGACGTGATCCGTCTTGTCAAGATGCTCGAAAAAGTGAAGAAGATGAAAGGACCGATCCTCCTTCATTTGATCACGCAAAAAGGAAAAGGATACGATCCCGCAGAAAGAGACCCGATCAAATATCACGGAGTGACTCCGTTTCGAAAAGAAGACGGAGCGATGGACAGCGGAGATTCTTCCAAGATCGCTTACAGTAAGATCGTAGGAAAGATGTTGTCCATTCTCACCGAAAAAAATCCGAAGATCGCGGCGATCACGCCCGCGATGATCGAAGGAAGCGGACTGAAAGAATACGCCGAAAAATTTCCGGAACATCTTTTCGACGTTGGAATCGCGGAACAACATTCCGTCGCGTTTGCGGGAGCGATGACGAACGGAAATATCGTTCCTTATATGTGTATTTATTCCACGTTCTTGACGAGAGGAATGGATCAACTCGTGGAGGACGTTTCTTTGATGAATCTTCCGGTTCGATTCGTGATCGACCGCGCGGGTTGTGTGGGACCGGACGGAGAAACGCACCAAGGTTTGTTCGATCTGAGTTATCTTTTAGGACTTCCCAATATGGACGTTTTCGTTCCGTCGAACGGTCAGGATATGATCGATTCTTTGCGATGGATGGAAACTTACGATAAGGCTCCGATTGCGATTCGATTTCCGAAGGCGAGCGTGGATCTGAAAACTCTCGACTTTCAAAAAGAATCAAAACCGCAACCCGGAACGTTTCGCGTTCTCAAAAAAGGAACCGACATCGCGCTTTTATCGATCGGTTCTATGCTCGACGAAGCGAAGAAGGCCGCGGAAATTCTCGAGGCGAGCGGTTTCGGAGTCACTCTCATCGATCTCGTTTGGTTGAGACCTCTCGGAGCGGAAGCGCTCAACGAAGAATTGTCTCATGTCAGACATTTTGCGATTCTCGACGAAAGTTATGTCGACGCGGGAGCTTCCGGTTATCTTCTCAATCGGATTTCACCGGAGAATTTATCGAAATACGTCAAAACGTTCGGGTTTCCTCCCGAGCCGATTCACCACGGAGAAAGAAAGGAAATTTTCCTAGCTTACAAACTGGACGCGCCTTCGATCGCCGAACACGTGGCCGACGCTTTGAAAAAAAACTTAATCAAGCCTTGA
- a CDS encoding proline--tRNA ligase: MKASKYILPTEKENPADAVVASHRLMIRAGLARKSSAGLYFYLPLGLKILQKIKQIVREEMNATGALEFDLPILTPSELWEQSGRWNAMGKEMFRIQDRHDLSYALGPTHEESFSSLVKPLLKSYKDLPINVYQIQTKFRDEIRPRFGVIRSREFVMKDAYSFHIDEASLDETYQAMRVAYRKIFDRCGLKTIPVQADSGSMGGSASEEFMVVSPIGEETLLLCNSCGYSSNSEKTPFIFKKENIAPAKLSEKKEIATPGKKTIAEVSSLLGITEAETIKAVALKSEKKKILVYLRGDLELNLHKLHSLLRIVDSEPMTDAEIRELGLVPGFIAPIAPNDKVKVLYDRSLQKDYPYVVGANKEDFHISGFILEKEISGLPEFADVALAREGDLCPNCGTPLKAEKGIEVGHIFKLGEKYTKAFGIQVLDQNGKSRTLTMGCYGIGVNRTMATVIEQCNDEKGIFWPISIAPFEVALVSITKGEEQYSKAEEFYNVLKNENIEIFWDDRDVGPGFKLKDSELIGFPIRVTIGKKFFENGEISIYNRKADKEESFAFTGFEDLVARVEALRQELFGELE, translated from the coding sequence ATGAAAGCATCGAAATATATTCTTCCCACAGAAAAAGAAAATCCTGCGGACGCGGTAGTCGCGTCCCATCGACTTATGATCCGCGCGGGACTTGCTCGCAAGTCTTCCGCCGGTTTGTATTTTTATCTTCCTCTCGGTTTGAAAATTCTTCAAAAGATCAAACAGATCGTCCGAGAAGAAATGAACGCGACCGGCGCTCTTGAATTCGACCTTCCGATTTTAACTCCTTCCGAACTTTGGGAACAAAGCGGAAGATGGAACGCGATGGGAAAGGAAATGTTCCGCATCCAGGACAGACACGATCTTTCTTACGCGCTCGGACCCACACACGAAGAATCCTTCAGCTCTCTCGTAAAACCTTTGTTGAAATCATACAAGGATCTTCCGATCAACGTATATCAGATCCAAACAAAATTCCGAGACGAGATTCGTCCAAGATTCGGTGTGATTCGTTCTAGAGAATTCGTGATGAAGGACGCGTATTCCTTTCATATCGACGAAGCTTCTCTCGACGAAACGTATCAGGCGATGCGGGTCGCTTACAGAAAAATTTTCGATCGTTGCGGATTGAAAACGATTCCGGTCCAAGCGGATTCCGGAAGTATGGGCGGTTCCGCTTCGGAAGAATTTATGGTCGTTTCTCCGATCGGAGAAGAAACATTACTTTTATGTAATTCTTGCGGTTATAGTTCGAACAGCGAAAAGACCCCGTTTATATTCAAAAAAGAGAATATAGCTCCCGCAAAACTTTCCGAGAAAAAAGAGATCGCAACTCCGGGTAAAAAAACGATCGCGGAAGTCAGTTCGCTTTTGGGAATCACCGAAGCAGAAACGATCAAGGCGGTCGCGCTCAAATCGGAAAAGAAAAAGATTCTCGTTTATCTGCGAGGGGATCTCGAACTCAATCTTCACAAACTGCATTCTCTGCTGAGAATCGTAGACTCAGAACCGATGACCGACGCCGAGATCCGCGAACTCGGACTGGTTCCCGGTTTTATCGCACCCATCGCACCGAACGATAAGGTGAAGGTGTTGTACGATCGTTCCTTGCAAAAGGATTATCCGTATGTGGTCGGCGCGAACAAAGAAGACTTTCACATTTCCGGTTTTATTCTCGAAAAGGAAATTTCCGGACTCCCTGAGTTCGCGGATGTCGCATTAGCAAGAGAAGGGGATCTTTGTCCGAACTGCGGAACCCCTCTCAAGGCCGAAAAAGGAATCGAAGTCGGTCATATCTTTAAACTCGGCGAGAAATACACAAAAGCCTTCGGAATTCAAGTTCTCGATCAAAACGGAAAATCCAGAACCCTTACGATGGGTTGTTACGGAATCGGGGTCAATCGTACGATGGCCACCGTCATCGAACAATGCAACGACGAGAAGGGAATCTTCTGGCCGATCAGCATCGCTCCTTTCGAAGTCGCGCTCGTGAGCATCACAAAGGGCGAGGAACAGTATTCCAAAGCGGAAGAATTTTATAATGTACTAAAGAACGAAAATATAGAAATTTTCTGGGACGACCGCGACGTGGGGCCGGGATTCAAACTCAAGGACTCCGAACTGATCGGATTTCCGATCCGAGTTACGATCGGTAAAAAGTTTTTCGAAAACGGAGAGATCTCGATCTACAACCGCAAAGCGGACAAGGAAGAATCTTTTGCGTTCACCGGATTCGAGGATCTTGTCGCAAGAGTCGAAGCGCTTCGTCAGGAACTCTTCGGAGAATTGGAGTAG
- the trpA gene encoding tryptophan synthase subunit alpha has protein sequence MSAIASVFSQEKSVFIPYISLGDPDYESCVAWADALIRGGAGILELGIPFTDPTADGPVIQKAFKRALAHPFSMKKILEITSEIHKLHPQTPLVYLTYFNPLYSMGLETFAEIAKNSGIQGLIIPDLPYDTPEAEEFFTQLEKRKIDFIHLVTPATTEERIKSMRSLASGFIYYVTSYGVTGERTAIANGLQERIKLVKKLVSLPVCAGFGISTADQAKEISAYADGVIIGSAVQRIIEEHGSDRETCVQKLFSYATSVRSSMR, from the coding sequence TTGAGCGCGATCGCTTCCGTATTCTCGCAAGAGAAAAGCGTTTTTATTCCGTATATTTCTCTCGGTGATCCCGACTACGAATCCTGCGTTGCCTGGGCGGACGCGCTCATTCGAGGCGGCGCCGGAATTTTGGAACTCGGAATTCCGTTTACCGATCCGACCGCGGACGGGCCGGTGATTCAGAAGGCGTTCAAACGCGCGCTTGCGCATCCGTTCTCCATGAAAAAAATTCTGGAGATCACTTCGGAAATTCACAAACTGCATCCGCAAACTCCGCTTGTGTATCTTACGTATTTCAATCCTCTCTATTCTATGGGATTGGAAACCTTCGCGGAGATCGCGAAAAATTCCGGCATTCAAGGATTGATCATTCCCGATCTTCCGTACGATACCCCGGAAGCGGAAGAATTCTTCACTCAGCTCGAAAAAAGAAAAATCGATTTCATCCATCTTGTAACGCCCGCGACCACCGAGGAAAGAATCAAGTCCATGCGTTCTCTCGCGTCCGGTTTTATCTACTACGTGACCTCGTACGGAGTTACGGGAGAAAGAACCGCGATCGCAAACGGACTTCAGGAAAGAATCAAACTCGTAAAAAAATTAGTTTCCCTTCCGGTCTGCGCCGGTTTCGGAATTTCCACCGCCGATCAGGCGAAAGAAATTTCCGCATACGCCGACGGAGTGATCATCGGATCGGCGGTTCAGAGAATCATCGAGGAACACGGCTCCGATCGGGAAACCTGTGTTCAAAAATTATTTTCCTACGCTACGTCCGTGCGTTCTTCCATGAGATAA
- a CDS encoding cyclic nucleotide-binding domain-containing protein, which translates to MAFDPSVPQQQAQAPAGTLLFPEGSPANTLNVLHSGTVRYLTDVPGGRKLELFKLNGANLTPGSVALFTSGRYPFHLQAEEACVISTYAMNRETIGKSVGSRVSLGLMVARTLLREITELFKKSNQIRKITSDIEKVNDNLSILYYQFNPNVFPDIKPGSPIPEVSAEVVDPVMRLCRENLKLFFDNGGLLPDRPSPQFLEEEHESQLTRLYPEEIDFQDGEFNFIRKLVMQDPKILNALFTADPSMLSYVCSKLANVLDQISGILKTCLTDLDEAFRIFFAGENSLVEKFYLILDITSSGYGTAPAEYVVPVLGAVATKIEKYKQGHQALFGVPVSGLSPNAQAFQSKAGALAKKMEETAPKVQAPSASTVAAGVDVAAIRKELDNSASVIIQFSGLEAEKVKEFSALMVKVKSLKNPLDPEGDNRKIRRTLGRHYWDMYQECFSKYLRANRNVPKAVDLMLKYGFFDETMVDDSQIAFMYTQKDPIYAGSDIPISLGTEWLERIYKREIPTSLDEMGQNFFEKVKMENRTINIKKESDIPPELDNPETRLKFEFASLYEANVRLTSGSPATHFPILTKFHSQMAIDKSYVSKKILEDVVHELLAVDYSIFHREVIYNNNELGITKEFIQKAVVPDFILVPSIGTKVMMWQDLSIHRGAGSKESPGRIVLPIFAQGDLKTMVSDALAAFRWELTKSILGAEWNNVGNPSITADYTDYIQFFKKNKDLSIEIKEKLAGDFKRFRNDRDIFANDYQLWMKYESDGVQRLNKVVRGIFYRHIPFSKPVRDKVAKTPAFSEIHNRFINIRNRKYTELENRYKKYINALGSLPDPLRDNLEFYKV; encoded by the coding sequence ATGGCATTTGATCCCTCAGTTCCACAACAACAAGCCCAAGCTCCCGCAGGAACTTTATTGTTTCCCGAAGGTTCTCCCGCAAATACTCTAAACGTGCTTCACAGTGGAACGGTTCGTTATTTAACGGACGTCCCGGGCGGAAGAAAGCTCGAACTTTTTAAATTGAACGGAGCGAATTTGACTCCGGGTTCCGTGGCGCTTTTTACGAGCGGAAGATATCCGTTTCATCTGCAAGCGGAAGAAGCCTGCGTCATTTCCACATACGCGATGAATCGCGAAACCATCGGTAAAAGCGTGGGCTCCCGAGTTTCACTCGGATTGATGGTAGCAAGAACTCTTCTTCGAGAAATCACCGAACTTTTTAAAAAATCCAATCAGATCCGAAAGATCACGTCGGACATCGAAAAGGTAAACGACAACCTTTCGATTCTTTATTATCAATTCAATCCGAACGTGTTTCCGGACATCAAACCCGGTTCTCCGATCCCGGAAGTTTCCGCGGAAGTCGTCGATCCCGTTATGCGTTTGTGCAGGGAGAATCTGAAATTATTTTTTGACAACGGTGGTCTTCTTCCCGATCGACCGAGCCCTCAATTTTTGGAAGAGGAACACGAGTCTCAACTCACCCGATTGTATCCCGAAGAGATCGACTTTCAGGACGGAGAATTCAATTTTATCCGAAAACTCGTGATGCAGGATCCAAAAATTCTCAACGCGTTATTCACCGCGGATCCTTCCATGCTTTCCTATGTTTGTTCCAAACTCGCGAACGTATTGGATCAAATCTCGGGAATTCTCAAAACCTGTCTGACCGATTTGGACGAGGCGTTCCGAATCTTCTTCGCGGGGGAGAATAGCCTCGTAGAAAAATTCTATCTTATCCTCGATATCACGTCCTCCGGTTACGGAACCGCGCCTGCGGAATACGTAGTACCCGTGTTAGGCGCCGTCGCCACAAAGATCGAAAAATACAAACAAGGACATCAGGCTCTTTTCGGAGTTCCCGTTTCCGGTCTTTCTCCGAACGCACAAGCGTTTCAATCCAAAGCGGGCGCGCTCGCAAAGAAGATGGAAGAAACCGCTCCGAAGGTCCAAGCTCCTTCCGCGTCCACGGTCGCTGCGGGTGTGGACGTCGCCGCGATTCGAAAGGAACTCGACAACTCGGCTTCCGTTATCATTCAATTCTCCGGTTTGGAAGCGGAGAAGGTAAAAGAATTCTCGGCCTTGATGGTCAAGGTTAAGAGTTTGAAGAACCCTCTCGATCCCGAAGGCGATAACAGAAAGATCCGGAGAACTCTCGGAAGACATTACTGGGATATGTATCAGGAATGTTTTTCAAAATATTTGAGAGCGAACCGCAACGTTCCGAAAGCCGTGGATCTTATGTTGAAATACGGCTTCTTCGACGAGACGATGGTGGACGATTCTCAGATCGCGTTTATGTACACGCAGAAGGATCCGATCTACGCGGGTTCGGACATTCCGATTTCACTCGGAACGGAATGGCTGGAAAGAATTTATAAACGGGAAATCCCCACTTCTCTCGACGAGATGGGTCAGAACTTTTTCGAAAAGGTGAAGATGGAAAACAGAACCATCAACATCAAAAAGGAATCCGATATTCCTCCCGAACTCGACAATCCGGAAACGAGACTTAAGTTCGAGTTCGCTTCTCTGTACGAAGCGAACGTTAGACTCACTTCCGGAAGTCCGGCGACTCACTTTCCGATCCTGACTAAGTTTCACAGTCAGATGGCGATCGATAAGTCCTACGTTTCCAAAAAAATTCTCGAAGACGTGGTTCACGAACTTTTGGCCGTCGACTACTCCATCTTCCATCGAGAAGTGATCTACAATAACAACGAGCTCGGCATTACAAAAGAATTTATTCAGAAAGCTGTTGTCCCCGATTTTATCCTCGTTCCATCGATCGGAACAAAAGTGATGATGTGGCAGGATCTTTCGATTCACAGAGGGGCTGGTTCCAAGGAAAGTCCGGGAAGAATCGTTCTTCCGATTTTCGCACAAGGCGATTTAAAGACGATGGTTTCGGACGCGTTAGCCGCCTTTCGTTGGGAACTTACCAAGTCGATTCTCGGCGCGGAATGGAACAACGTCGGTAACCCTTCGATCACCGCGGATTACACGGACTACATTCAGTTTTTTAAGAAGAACAAGGATCTTTCGATCGAAATCAAGGAGAAGTTGGCGGGCGACTTCAAACGTTTCCGGAACGACCGGGACATTTTCGCAAACGACTATCAGCTTTGGATGAAATACGAATCCGACGGGGTTCAACGTCTCAACAAGGTCGTTCGAGGAATCTTTTACAGACATATTCCTTTCAGTAAACCGGTTCGGGACAAGGTCGCCAAAACTCCGGCTTTCTCGGAAATCCACAACCGTTTCATCAATATTAGAAATCGTAAATATACGGAATTGGAAAACCGTTATAAGAAATATATCAACGCGCTCGGAAGTCTTCCCGATCCGTTGCGTGATAACTTAGAATTCTACAAGGTTTAA
- the trpB gene encoding tryptophan synthase subunit beta gives MGKEHHSPKEGYFGEFGGRYSPEILHDALVELEATYKKLKKSKHFKKELEYYRKNYIGRPSPLTHAERLSKAWGGARIWLKREDLNHTGAHKINNTIGQVLIAKAMGKTRIIAETGAGQHGVATATVGAMFQMETVVYMGDEDLRRQELNAIRMRMMGAKVVGVSSGTATLKDATSEAMRDWALNVSNTHYIVGSSIGPHPFPTIVRDFQSVIGIESRKQFKKTNGKLPNAVIACVGGGSNAIGMFYGFIKDKKVKLYGVEAGGYSPKPGENSATIQFGKTGFLHGTKTLVIQDESGQIVPAHSVSAGLDYPGVGPEHAHFHKSGRVTYANVDDEGALDAFLEVCRIEGIIPALETAHAFRYAKDLAKTMGKKEDILICLSGRGDKDVAEVARLRKGEFV, from the coding sequence ATGGGAAAAGAACATCATTCGCCAAAGGAAGGTTACTTCGGAGAATTCGGCGGACGTTATTCTCCCGAAATTCTTCACGACGCTCTCGTGGAACTCGAAGCCACGTATAAAAAACTGAAGAAGAGCAAACACTTCAAAAAAGAACTCGAGTATTACCGCAAAAATTATATCGGACGACCTTCTCCGCTTACGCACGCCGAACGTCTTTCCAAGGCTTGGGGGGGAGCGAGAATCTGGCTCAAGCGCGAAGACTTAAATCATACCGGAGCGCATAAGATCAATAATACGATCGGTCAGGTGTTGATCGCAAAGGCGATGGGCAAAACGAGAATCATCGCCGAAACCGGAGCGGGACAACACGGGGTTGCGACCGCGACCGTGGGCGCGATGTTCCAAATGGAAACCGTTGTCTATATGGGAGACGAGGATCTTCGTCGTCAGGAACTCAACGCGATTCGCATGAGAATGATGGGCGCGAAGGTTGTGGGAGTTTCCAGCGGAACCGCGACCCTCAAAGACGCGACGAGCGAAGCGATGCGCGACTGGGCATTAAACGTTTCTAATACACATTATATCGTGGGTTCTTCGATCGGACCGCATCCGTTTCCTACGATCGTTCGCGATTTTCAATCCGTGATCGGAATCGAATCCAGAAAACAATTCAAAAAAACGAACGGCAAACTTCCGAACGCGGTCATCGCCTGCGTGGGCGGAGGATCGAACGCGATCGGAATGTTTTACGGATTCATCAAAGATAAAAAAGTAAAACTCTACGGAGTGGAAGCGGGCGGGTATTCTCCAAAACCCGGAGAAAACTCGGCGACGATCCAATTCGGAAAAACCGGATTCTTACACGGAACCAAAACGCTCGTGATCCAAGACGAATCGGGTCAAATCGTTCCCGCGCATTCCGTTTCCGCGGGACTCGATTATCCCGGAGTCGGACCGGAACACGCACACTTTCATAAAAGCGGAAGAGTGACATACGCGAACGTGGACGACGAAGGCGCGTTAGACGCCTTTCTCGAGGTTTGTCGGATCGAAGGAATTATCCCTGCGTTGGAAACCGCGCATGCGTTTCGTTATGCGAAGGACCTCGCAAAGACGATGGGAAAAAAAGAAGATATCTTAATCTGTCTTTCCGGAAGAGGGGACAAGGACGTCGCCGAAGTTGCGAGACTTCGCAAAGGAGAATTTGTTTGA